The segment ACGTCGCCACCGCGCATACCGATCTTGATTTCGTCGGCACCGGGCTGCAGCAGGTCGACCACTTCACGCAGACGGTCGGCGCGGGGCGAATGCAGGAATGGCTGGATTTCTACCACGACCTGCTGCATTTCCGTGAAATCCATGAAATTGACCCGCACTGGCACGTGTCCGAGGAATCGCGCGTGATGGTGTCGCCGTGCGGCGCGCTACGGATTCCGGTCTACGAGGAAGGCACGCGGCGCACCGAGCTGATGCACGCCTACCTGCCCGACCATCCGGGCGAGGGCGTGCAGCACGTCGCGCTCGCGACCGACGACATCCTGTCGTGCGTCGACGCACTGCGCGCGAACGGCGTCGAATTCATCGAGCCGCCCGCACGCTACTACGACACGGTCGATGCGCGGCTGCCGGGGCACGGTCTCGATCTCGACGCGCTTCGGCGCCGCGCGGTGCTCGTCGACGGCGAAATCGGCGACGACGGCGTGCCGCAGCTGTTCTTCCAGACGTTCGTCAAGCGGCGGCCGGGCGAGATCTTCTTCGAGATCGTCCAGCGGCAGGGGAACCACGGGTTCGGGGAGGGGAACCTTGCGGCGCTTTCGCAAGCGCGCGACGTTGGCTGAATGGCCGTCTTCCTCGTATCCGGCGCCGCGCTTTACATTACCTGACAGCAACCAGACGTGTCCGGTGGTCGCGGAATCCGGCCGCTGCACGCGACGTTCCGCGACTCGCCGGCGCCAACTGGGGCAATCCGATTCGGGATTGCGATGACATCAATGCTTGCATCCTGCCGGTGAGGCGCTCTCATTGATAGCAAATCCGACTCGAGGGATGTATGGCGAATCTACTGGTACGTAACGTGGATGACAGCATCGTTCAGAGCCTGCGCGAGCAGGCTGCGGCGCATGGCCGGAGTGTGGAGGCCGAGCATCGGGCCATTCTCGCGAGTGCGCTCGCCCGGCCGAAGCGCAGGACCTTCGCGGAAGTGCTGAAGTGCATCCCCGATGTTGGCGAAGACACGGATTTCGAGCGTGTGCAGGATTCCGGCGAGGCCAGGCATGTTTTTGATTGAATCATTCGATCGGACAGAGAGCTTTGTCTCATACGGGGCCGAACTCATTCGGAACCCATTAAGAATCCACCTTCACCCGGATCGGTTCAACACCCTGTGCGTCGACATAGATCGCAGTGACGTAGTCGACATGTAGGCGCCTGTTTTCCTTCACCGGTCACGGCTTACGCAATTTGTCTCGCTGTCCACGGGCTGTGTTTCGTACATGCTCGACGTGAATCGCCGCATCGCGGTTCAGTTCCTTGGCGCGCTCGATCGCTCGCTCGGAACCGGGCTTGGGTCAGGGCGAATTGCTGCCACCGTCCTGCGGATACCCACGGCCGCCGCACGGCTCTGCATGAGCCGACGGTGCAGAGAGGGCCGCATAGGTGCCGACGGTACCGCCGACCACGGTCAGCAGGGCAACGGCAAGCAGGAAACTCTTCATGACGTGTTTCATGGTTTCTCCCCGGGCAGCAGCGATGCTCATCCAAAGTCTAGTTCGCCTATTGCTCGCCGCAGAAGATCGAAATTCCTTTAACAGTCAATGCAGCAGGTGATTTTTCGTCAAAATTTCCGCCCAACCAATTGAAAACAAAAGGAAAAATCCTGATCGCCCAGCCTATTTGATTGATACGAACGTCATCAGCGAAATCAGAAAGGGAAAGCGAACC is part of the Burkholderia ubonensis subsp. mesacidophila genome and harbors:
- a CDS encoding 4-hydroxyphenylpyruvate dioxygenase family protein; the encoded protein is MPGTHPPLSSDTPPVENPAANPLGMAGLEFVEFAAPVPDALAQRFEQLGFKAIARHVSKAVTLYRQGRMNFLINAEPDSFAARYAEEYGMGVCAIGLRVASARRAFERAITLGAWAFEGERVGVGELKIPAIQGIGDSHLYFVDRWRGRDGQRGGVGDISIFDIDFRPIDVATAHTDLDFVGTGLQQVDHFTQTVGAGRMQEWLDFYHDLLHFREIHEIDPHWHVSEESRVMVSPCGALRIPVYEEGTRRTELMHAYLPDHPGEGVQHVALATDDILSCVDALRANGVEFIEPPARYYDTVDARLPGHGLDLDALRRRAVLVDGEIGDDGVPQLFFQTFVKRRPGEIFFEIVQRQGNHGFGEGNLAALSQARDVG
- a CDS encoding FitA-like ribbon-helix-helix domain-containing protein, which codes for MANLLVRNVDDSIVQSLREQAAAHGRSVEAEHRAILASALARPKRRTFAEVLKCIPDVGEDTDFERVQDSGEARHVFD